A single genomic interval of Brevibacillus brevis harbors:
- a CDS encoding fumarylacetoacetate hydrolase family protein, translating to MIIRYERNGKVKHGWMVEEDQKVRVIEGDIYKIHTAKPIMTGLELPLDEVTLKAPSDPSKVVCIGLNYRDHAAEMGIDLPKEPLMFLKPSTTVIGPGEPIVYPKLTQNLHYEGELAVVIKKEAKKIKASDAEDYILGFTCAIDVTARDLQMSDGQWTRAKGFDTFCPLGPAIAAKLDYHNLRIVTRVNGEVRQDARTDQLIFSIPQLIEAVSAVMTLRPGDVILTGTPSGVGEVVPGDEISVTIEGIGTLTTHVVAEE from the coding sequence ATGATAATCCGTTATGAGCGCAATGGTAAGGTGAAGCATGGCTGGATGGTGGAAGAGGATCAGAAAGTACGCGTGATTGAAGGGGACATTTACAAAATCCATACAGCAAAACCGATCATGACGGGCCTTGAGCTGCCTTTGGATGAGGTTACTTTGAAGGCGCCAAGCGATCCAAGCAAGGTCGTATGCATCGGATTGAATTACCGGGACCATGCGGCTGAGATGGGGATTGACCTGCCCAAAGAACCGTTGATGTTTTTGAAGCCGTCAACAACTGTCATTGGACCTGGTGAGCCCATCGTCTATCCAAAGCTGACGCAGAACCTTCATTATGAAGGCGAACTCGCGGTGGTGATTAAGAAAGAGGCCAAGAAGATCAAGGCTTCGGATGCAGAAGATTATATCTTGGGATTCACTTGTGCGATTGATGTGACTGCGCGCGATCTGCAGATGAGCGATGGGCAATGGACACGGGCAAAAGGCTTTGATACGTTTTGTCCACTTGGACCTGCTATTGCGGCCAAACTGGATTATCATAACTTGCGTATCGTGACACGAGTAAACGGGGAAGTGCGTCAGGATGCTCGCACTGACCAATTGATTTTTTCGATTCCGCAGCTGATCGAGGCTGTATCTGCGGTTATGACGCTTCGCCCTGGCGATGTTATTTTAACCGGGACTCCATCTGGCGTAGGTGAGGTTGTTCCAGGTGACGAAATTTCGGTAACCATTGAAGGGATCGGAACCTTAACGACTCATGTAGTGGCTGAGGAGTAG